The Flavobacterium faecale genome has a segment encoding these proteins:
- a CDS encoding protease complex subunit PrcB family protein: MKKLGSVLLAAFVVSCGTTAVTTAKKQPLYQLLTQQPTGGASIKFYEILSEANEIKMLQNDPVLRKKISPNDLQNANFLILNMGEKPTAGYGVVVEEVMQTQDSIVVTVKESVPAEGTMVTQNITYPYAVLKINSKKPIRIK; the protein is encoded by the coding sequence ATGAAAAAATTAGGAAGTGTATTGCTGGCGGCTTTTGTAGTATCTTGTGGTACTACTGCGGTAACAACGGCAAAAAAACAACCACTTTATCAACTGCTTACCCAGCAACCTACGGGCGGCGCGAGTATTAAGTTTTATGAAATCCTTAGCGAAGCGAACGAAATCAAAATGCTGCAAAATGATCCTGTTCTTAGAAAAAAAATAAGTCCTAATGATCTACAAAATGCAAATTTTTTGATTTTAAACATGGGAGAAAAACCAACAGCTGGTTATGGAGTAGTGGTCGAAGAGGTAATGCAAACACAAGATTCTATTGTGGTCACTGTCAAAGAATCAGTGCCTGCTGAAGGTACAATGGTGACACAAAACATAACATACCCGTATGCAGTTTTGAAGATTAATTCAAAAAAGCCAATACGTATAAAATAG
- a CDS encoding UDP-2,3-diacylglucosamine diphosphatase produces MKKRKVELVVISDTHLGTYGSHAKELYKYLNSIKPDTLVLNGDIIDIWQFRKSYFPKSHLKVIQKIVSMASKGTKVHYITGNHDEMLRKFSDFKMGNLSLVDKLVLELDGKKAWIFHGDVFDASVNHAKWIAKLGGLGYDYLILANRFVNWCLNKLGREPYSFSKKIKASVKKAVKHISDFEETATELAIENKYDYVICGHIHEPKMIQKINKNGSTLYLNSGDWVENLTALEYNRKKWKLRRYDESYYSGIEQASEDEEILNTKLIASILFSK; encoded by the coding sequence TTGAAAAAAAGAAAAGTTGAATTAGTAGTAATTTCAGATACACATTTAGGTACTTATGGTAGTCATGCCAAAGAATTGTACAAATATTTAAATTCGATTAAACCGGATACCTTGGTACTAAACGGTGATATTATTGATATTTGGCAGTTTAGAAAATCCTATTTTCCGAAATCGCATCTCAAAGTGATTCAAAAAATTGTGAGCATGGCTTCAAAGGGTACAAAAGTGCACTATATCACTGGAAACCATGATGAAATGCTCCGTAAATTTAGTGATTTCAAAATGGGGAATCTTTCCCTTGTAGATAAGCTTGTATTGGAGCTGGATGGCAAAAAAGCATGGATTTTTCACGGAGATGTATTTGATGCCTCCGTAAATCACGCTAAATGGATCGCAAAATTAGGTGGATTGGGTTACGACTACCTGATCTTAGCAAACCGATTTGTTAACTGGTGTTTGAATAAATTAGGAAGAGAACCTTACTCTTTTTCGAAAAAAATAAAAGCAAGTGTAAAAAAAGCAGTGAAACATATTTCTGATTTTGAAGAAACTGCAACCGAACTAGCTATTGAAAACAAATATGATTATGTCATCTGTGGCCACATTCACGAGCCTAAAATGATACAGAAAATTAATAAAAACGGTAGTACACTATACCTTAATTCTGGAGACTGGGTCGAAAATCTTACTGCTCTTGAGTACAACCGCAAAAAATGGAAACTCAGACGATACGATGAATCTTATTATTCTGGAATAGAACAAGCATCAGAAGATGAAGAAATACTCAATACAAAATTGATTGCTTCTATTTTATTTTCGAAATAA
- the aroC gene encoding chorismate synthase, translated as MAGNSYGTLFRLTTFGESHGEALGGIIDGCPSGITLDFDAIQLEMSRRKPGQSAIVTQRKEPDDVQFLSGIFEGKTTGTPIGFIIPNTNQKSDDYSHIKDNYRPSHADYVYDQKYGARDYRGGGRSSARETASRVVGGAIAKQMLSNIKINAYVSSVGPIYLEKPYQDLDFSKIESNPVRCPDEALAAEMEEYIREIRKEGDTVGGTVTCVIQNVPIGLGEPVFDKLHAELGKAMLSINAVKGFEFGSGFCGSKMKGSEHNDLYNPDGSTKTNLSGGIQGGISNGMDIYFRVAFKPVATIMKKQESLDNKGNITEMTGKGRHDPCVVPRAVPIVEAMAAIVLADFTLINKTYK; from the coding sequence ATGGCAGGAAATAGCTACGGCACACTATTTAGATTAACAACATTCGGAGAATCACACGGAGAAGCCTTAGGCGGAATCATAGACGGATGTCCTTCAGGAATAACTTTAGATTTTGACGCGATTCAGTTAGAAATGTCTAGAAGAAAACCAGGGCAATCTGCAATTGTAACTCAAAGAAAAGAACCAGACGATGTTCAATTTTTATCGGGTATATTTGAAGGTAAAACAACAGGAACACCAATTGGATTTATAATTCCAAATACCAATCAAAAATCAGATGATTATTCGCATATAAAGGATAATTACAGACCTAGTCACGCTGATTATGTGTACGATCAAAAGTATGGTGCTAGAGATTATCGTGGTGGTGGTAGAAGTTCGGCTCGTGAAACAGCCAGTAGAGTTGTAGGTGGTGCAATTGCCAAACAAATGCTTTCGAACATCAAAATTAATGCCTACGTATCTTCTGTGGGGCCAATATATTTAGAAAAGCCGTATCAAGATTTGGATTTTTCGAAAATAGAAAGCAATCCGGTACGTTGTCCAGATGAAGCATTAGCGGCTGAAATGGAGGAATATATTAGAGAAATTAGAAAAGAAGGAGATACCGTTGGAGGTACAGTTACTTGTGTAATTCAAAACGTGCCTATTGGATTAGGAGAACCTGTTTTTGACAAATTACATGCCGAACTAGGGAAAGCAATGCTATCTATAAATGCTGTGAAAGGCTTTGAATTTGGTAGTGGTTTTTGTGGTTCGAAAATGAAAGGTAGTGAACACAACGATCTTTATAACCCAGATGGATCAACGAAGACTAATTTGTCAGGCGGAATTCAAGGTGGTATTAGTAACGGAATGGATATCTATTTTAGGGTAGCTTTCAAACCGGTTGCAACAATTATGAAAAAACAAGAGTCACTGGATAATAAAGGTAATATTACTGAAATGACCGGTAAAGGACGCCATGATCCATGTGTAGTACCGCGTGCAGTGCCTATTGTAGAAGCAATGGCTGCAATTGTACTAGCAGATTTTACCTTAATCAACAAAACGTACAAATAG
- the bshA gene encoding N-acetyl-alpha-D-glucosaminyl L-malate synthase BshA — MRIAIVCYPTFGGSGVVATELGLELGRMGHEVHFITYSQPVRLALLNPNVHYHEVNVPEYPLFHYQPYELALSSKLVDMVKLYNIEILHVHYAIPHAYAGYMARQMLKQAGIHIPMVTTLHGTDITLVGNHPYYKPAVSFSINKSDVVTSVSQSLKEDTYRLLNIKRDIHVIPNFIELDKNTLDPHIPCRRSVMAENGERIITHISNFRKVKRIPDIIRIFDKIQQKIPAKLMMVGDGPEKEKAELLCQELGILDKVIFFGNSNEIDKILSYSDLFLLPSETESFGLAALEAMAWGVPVISSNSGGLPEVNFPGVSGYLSDVGEIDEMAENALKILSDDVVLCEFKKNALEVAKKFDIKHILPLYVNLYEEVLKKYAKKYVKKAKLKSGSN, encoded by the coding sequence ATGAGAATTGCAATTGTTTGTTACCCAACCTTTGGGGGTAGTGGTGTTGTCGCTACAGAGTTAGGATTAGAGTTAGGTCGTATGGGGCATGAGGTACATTTTATAACCTACAGTCAACCCGTGCGTTTGGCTTTGTTAAACCCTAATGTACATTACCATGAAGTAAATGTTCCAGAATATCCTTTGTTTCATTATCAACCTTATGAGTTGGCATTGTCTAGCAAATTGGTAGATATGGTAAAATTGTACAATATTGAAATTTTACACGTGCACTATGCAATTCCACATGCCTATGCGGGTTATATGGCACGACAAATGTTGAAACAAGCCGGAATTCATATCCCTATGGTGACCACTTTGCACGGGACAGATATTACCTTGGTTGGTAACCATCCCTATTACAAACCAGCTGTTAGTTTTAGTATCAACAAATCAGATGTGGTAACGTCTGTTTCACAAAGTCTTAAAGAAGATACCTATAGATTATTGAATATCAAAAGAGACATTCATGTGATTCCGAATTTTATCGAATTAGACAAAAACACCCTTGATCCTCATATTCCTTGTCGTCGTTCTGTAATGGCAGAGAATGGTGAAAGGATTATAACGCACATCAGTAATTTTAGAAAAGTAAAACGAATTCCGGATATTATTCGAATATTCGATAAAATACAACAAAAAATCCCTGCCAAATTAATGATGGTAGGTGATGGTCCAGAGAAAGAAAAAGCAGAATTATTATGTCAAGAATTAGGTATTTTAGACAAGGTAATTTTCTTTGGAAACAGTAATGAGATTGATAAAATTCTAAGTTATTCAGATCTTTTTTTATTACCGTCGGAGACTGAAAGTTTTGGACTAGCAGCTCTAGAAGCAATGGCTTGGGGAGTGCCTGTAATTTCTAGTAATTCGGGTGGCTTGCCAGAAGTTAATTTCCCTGGTGTATCTGGATATTTGAGTGATGTGGGAGAAATTGATGAAATGGCCGAAAATGCACTTAAGATTTTAAGTGACGATGTAGTGCTATGTGAATTCAAGAAAAACGCATTAGAAGTGGCGAAGAAATTTGATATTAAACATATTTTACCGCTTTATGTAAACTTATATGAAGAGGTTTTGAAAAAATACGCAAAGAAGTATGTCAAAAAAGCAAAACTAAAATCGGGATCGAATTAA